The Coffea arabica cultivar ET-39 chromosome 2c, Coffea Arabica ET-39 HiFi, whole genome shotgun sequence genome includes the window ATTCAAAATTAACATAAAAGGAAATCACGAAGAATCAATCTAACTGCAGTATCTAATCCTCAGCTAGTACACTCCTCCCATATTCCATTGCAAAGAAGCAGAAGTAATTTCAAGCACATATTATGTGCATGGCATGCAAAACGTGCTTACAAATAAGTAAAAAGACTGCTCTAGATTAAACTCAATCACTGAAATCTGAAAGTAAATAGGCAAAATTGCATATTTGTGTAAAATGTAGGATTGCAGTCAGAATGTACCACTCAGAACCTGGCCAAAGCTGAATCTAAAAGACTAAAACACTACAACAATTCACGTTTGATAAGCAGTATGTTGATTTTGAAAAGTTGCATGCTAAGCACACAGGCCATCCCCCCTCCACCCTCTAAAGctaaagaaacagaaaaaggaCAAGGGATTCCATAGTTGATGGAGAAAAGACAGCAATGGACCACCTTCAACGAAAAAATTGTCCACCAAATATAATAACATAACAAAGACTTCAATCAGAAGTTCGATGATTCTATGTTTGCTATTACATGACTGTATAGCAAAGTACAAATATCTACTGAAAAGATGTTTATCTAAGCACCAGTCATGTCCTTTTGCATCATCACCAAGAGCAAATTATCACCATGACATTTCTATTTTCCACAGCCAAATGAAGAAAATACAAAATCACTGAATTGCAAATGAATATTTCCATAGATCATCCTAGCTTAAAGATCATCCTATCTCTGCATCCCTATAATTTAAATTTGAGATCGTTAAACATAAATGGTTACATTCATCCGAGCTGTCATCATTGACTCGATATGGTTAATACCCTAGAATGAGTATGGTTAATATTTTAACACTTTACTCCAGTTTCCAAGCTGTCATCATTGACTCGATAGCATTTTTAAGAACTCTGCTAAATGACAATACCAGATTCTTAACATTCAGAAATCAATAAGATATGGGATCTGAGACAATGGTCAGAAAGCattctaaatttcaaaaattaatagCTCATTACAGATCTCAATCTTCAAGGTTCATTGTTATTGTTTGGGATCCACTGAAGAAAAATGTTAGGCAGGGAACTAAAATCTTTCTGGTAAAAGAAGATTAAGACCAAATTTTATGCAGACATTGATATAAGTCACTATCCAACATTTCTTGGTTTAAAATCATTTCCCCAGATGCTCCCGATGCTTCTCAGTTATGACCTGTTTCTGATGGCTCAGGCCTATCCTACTTTTCAGAGGAAACAAGCGAGAGTAAATTGACCATGTGTTATCAGATTGACCTCTCCTATACCTAAATCATAAAAGAAATAGGTAATAGATGTGTCAATACACTTCCTTGCCCCATACTTCTAATCATCTTGGATCAAATCTGAAGTCTTCAATAGGTTCTGCACTTGCTTCAGCTTTATAGGCAGTTTTGACTTTATGGCCtgacttttcttttaaaacttcTACTTTGGTGAAGTTTGAGATAAAGTTTGAATCCGACCTCCCTGCTGAAGGTGGTAGGGAACACTACCTTTGTCTCTATTTAGAACCTAAAGCTCTAACCAACAACGAACAGTAAGCTTGTCATCAGATTATGTATCCATAGTCCTTAGACAGTATTTTCAGAATCTGCCACTTGCAAAGTTTTTACCAACTTATGTCTCACAAGCTCATGTTCCATGGGCAATCTTTGCATGCAATTTCTAGGATTGCAGATCATCTTATATTTGGAAAGAATGTATAAGAAACTTGACACCCTAAATGACCGAACTCTTTACAATCGTCCAACAAAGAAAAAAGCAACTTATAaatgtttaaaaaaatatcaaacATCCAGGGTAAGAAAACAATTATTAGCTCCTAGTATGATACAGCTTTCTACAAGAAAAGGACATCTGCAACATGCTCGCTTCAACATTTTGCTTCTCGTTAAAAAGGAGGGGTTGTTCACTTGATACACTTCGGTCTAATCACTTTCATACATCTATATATAAATTGGCACAAATTGACTTACTGACCATCAGACTACTACTTATATTTCTATTTCAACTGCAGGTTGGGAATACAGATTGTATTGCATGGCCATCATTACATTGATGGATAACTCAAAGTAGGGTGCCTATTTTTGTATGAGGTCAGTTGATTGTTTGCCTGCGACTTTCTAACATGCATATTCatctttggaaaaaaaaaattcacatattTCCAACCAATTATTCACGTTTGCTGCATTGCAAGCACTGACTAGAATTCAAAATAGTAATTAAGTCTATCCAGTAAAAGCACATGGCTTGTTGTAAGCAAAGATCCAAAAATGTCAGGGAAGAAGatgataatgatgatgatggtggtggtggtggtggtggtggtgatgaCAAGAGACATCAGAAGACACAACTTAGCAGTCCTTGGCACTGAGAAATTAACTTCAATACCACCAACCAAGcacattatattttttttcaatcaacaaagaatgaaggaaaagtAAACTTAGGGTCCAAGTCTGAACAAATTTCCATTACTAccaacacaacaagcagaatGTTGTCTTCCACATGTTTTATGGTTATTGTTATTGGGAACATGTATTGGGAACGTGTAATCAATAAGTTTCTTCTATCACATACTGACAAGAAAATACTTCCAGCCAGTTCAGTTGCAAGACCACTAAATGCAGCACCACAACTAGTGCAGCGCCAGACTGCATGGAAGAGATACAGGTGCTACACATCATTTATGTCTGCATCAAACAAAAATATATGAAATCACGCAAGAAAATGTTGACAAATTACATCCAAGTGTAAACTAAACCCAAAGAGAGCTCCTACAAAATGCACATGTTATAATTTATACAAACAGATAAATCTCAGAGAAATAATATCTAACCTCTCTAATTGCTGTGACCTCTGCATGTGCAGTAGGGTCAGTGCGTGCTAAAACCATGTTGTGACAGCTGACAACAATTTCATCATTGTGAACAACTACTGCACCAAATGGTCTGCCATGCCCACACTCTGCCCCTTTATATGCTTCTTGGACTGCCATTGTTAAGAATTTATGTTCTCTATCCTGTACAGCTGATCAGAAATAACAAACACATCATGAAGCTAGCCTATCCACCAGTAACTAATATAGTCACGTTTCAAAATCAACATCTAAGCTACCTTAGTAGATGCAAATGGAATTTGACCATTTCACCAATAAATGTACATGGAAAAGATAACGATTTCAATTAAATCTGTAGCTTGTTATCAGAGGTGCCTCAACAAGAACAGGAGAAATAGGAGTCAGGAGTCAGTCTGGAATCAACTCAGAACTAGTCCTACAGGTTTGTCAAAATTAAGGTTGAACTTCACTAGAGTTGCATTATCCATAAGAACATGTAAATTGCAAACTGACCAGGTAAGGTTCAGTTTTCACTTCCACAGCCTGGGTCAACCTATTAAATGATTCACCTTGTAATCAAATTAAGAATCCAGGATTAATGCTATTCTatgttttcttttcccttcaAGGAACTTAATGTTGGTCAGAAGATGCTCAGACTTATCTTTAACTAGAAAACACTTGAACATACACATCCAGATCAGTTTCTGAACAAATATCTGGACAAAATTTCCAAAGATATCCAAATCACTAAGTTATGTCAGCATAGAAAACTCAAGCTACATATTACAGATTTCAAGCAACTTAATGTTGAATGCTTCTGAAAGCTTTTGGATGGATGACGATGTTTTAGTTAAATCTTCTTACATCAAAATTGAGAACTAGTTCAaacatatttatttcaattttctgAGAAATTTGGATAAGCAATGTACAACCAATGTCTCATTTGTTTATACATAAAATGTACATGAATGTTCAATATCAAAACTtcaacaaagaagaagaaataactGATGCAAGATTAAAATTGGTTCAGAACTGACCCTATCAAATAACCGGTTGGTGAAATGTTGGATACAAATTCCAAAGGGGGAGTTTGCAAGTAAAGGCCTGAATCCTATCCAAACAATGCTCAAGCTGAAGCAGCGGACACACTATTAACTGATACAATAGAGAATAGCAAATATGGACCAGAAGCACTAATTCAGGATTACGGCTGAAAAGTCGAAGAGGAACTGATACAGCTTGAATGGTTCAAAATGACATTACGAGATATATCTAATACAAggggaaaaaatagaaaagagaaaaaaggaccTTTTTTAACTGTTTCTTTACCATATTCCAATGGCCTTAAACTACAGATTTTACCAAAAGCACCTTTTGGTACTAAAAAGGACTGACTTGATTTTGGACATTATCAAAGTAAACGAACCAATATTATTACCTTCCTGATTGCCAGCCAATGCAGAAGCAACAGAAATAGTTCCACCCTTTGCCTCAACAACTGAAAGTGAATAAACTAAAGAACAAACTAAAGCTATTCAGGTAATAAACTAGAGCAGAATTCGAAAACTTCAGGTAGCAATCAGAAATTCAGAAAAATCACAAAGCAGATACAAGATAGTGAAAGCCAATGATCGTGTTGAGTTTTCTACAGTCTCTTAGTAAACCATGATAGAAAAACGAccaacttaaaaaaaatgaagtgaCCCCAGTAGACTGTTTTCAGTGCTGGAATTCGCACATAAGATCCAAGATTCTTACAGACAATTATGGCACCGACAAACAGAAGTATCATTAATATTCATAGAACCAACTAAATCATCAGTTCATTCGCTACATCAAACTCCAAACAACATATCAAACATAATCCCGAAAACATCAGAAATTCCACCAATTTATCCAAGAAATTTATCTCATTGCCTATTCTGTGGCTTACCATTGGCTTCTTCCATTGTGAAGATGAAAATTGAGACGAATATACGGAAAGTCAATGGTTTCAAGAAAAGGGTTCGAATGAGAAGATGAAATATTTAGGAAAGCGACGATATGAGTAAAGAAAGATTTGGCATCAAACAGCAAAATAAACGTGGAGGGAAAGGGGACGAGGAGAAGGAGAGAAGATAGGCCACTATTACAGAAAAGCGCGCACTCACGCTCAACAGAAAACAAGAAGATAGAAATATAGCAACATTTTCCCATTGTACCAGTGTACTTCATCTTCTTGACTCCTCAAAGCAAAGGCAGTTTTACTCGTAGGTTGTGGGTTACATCGTAGCAAGTGGAACGGATGTCTTGAATAGATGATAAAAAAACATTGACTGAAACAACCAATAGTGATggaaatttttttgttaattcgGAGCAACTACTAAACATGTGTAGTAGTTATTTCTGAACCAATGAAAGAGTTTCATGTGAACGTATAAGAATtccatttgatttaatttaacgCTCAAAGGAACCCCACTAAATATATGGGTTACTTGATTTTATTTAACACGTCGAGGAACCTCAGACATAAAACTTCTCCAATAGTGATACAGATGAAAAGCATAGTAGAAAGTTAAATTTGGGGAGCAAATCAAGTTGGATCAGGAAAAAATTATCTTTGAACCAGGAGCAAAATAGCAATAGGAAGCTTCACGAACTGTAGTTTATTTGACGCTAATTTTTAGATGAACTCAATTCTTTGGGAAATCAGTACCTTGACAAGGAACAGTGACATCTCTAGCCAAACCAATCAGTACATATTATTAGCCGCCAAAGGTATTTGGAGCCAGCGAAGACAGAAGTGAGTTACATTCGAAGCTTCTTAGGATCACATCGCACAGAGGCACATGAAGGAATCAGTTAATTCACTCTTGAGATGCCATAGGAATAAATGCAGTTTGATAAACGCTGCCTCGTCATTACCCCTAGCTTCAACTTGGTGGACCTTATACAGCAGTCAGAACAAACCAACATaattcaacccaaaaaaaaaaaggtaaacagagagaggaaaaaaaatagcaaaTTATGTGTACACTTTGATAAACCAATACAGCCCGGATGGAAAAACTAATGAACCTTTTTGTTGGTCAGTTTTCATCGCCATAAAGGTCCTCAATACCATGATTCTTAAAGACTGAAATTAATGACTTCTTCCTCTAATCAAAACATAGAGACCATCCATAGCAAATTGAATTAGATGCTTTAATATATTGACACTGGGCAGGTATTCAGTAAAATCAGGATACTGGCAACGCCAAACAGAAAGGACTTCCATATGCAAGACTTCAGGATAACAATGGATGGTGGAAGATCAATAATCCTCTCCAGACACAATCGCCTAGAATAATCAACCTTATCTCATTTTTTTAAGGTTCAGAGTCCTTGGAACAGAAAACTGCACGGATGCATACTCATTTTTCTTTACACTTAATGTTTCTCTGACATGTTTTAAGGGCAGCAGAGAGGACAGAGGTGTTTCTTTGTTGGCAGCACTCACTACTAAAGCAAAACTTTGCATCTTCCAAACATGATTCTCcaacaatcctcaaataaattaaactCTGCATGTTTCAAACATGAATCTGCCTGACTAAAGTTATCGTGAAAACATTGCTTGAGCTCCAACACAGATGATTTTGCCAGGGAAAATCCAGAAGACGTATGATTACCAATTGGTCCAAGCAGATAAGCTGTTCCAAAATAAAGTATTTCTCGCTCGCTCAATCGATTAACTAGCAGAACAACAAGAAGAATAGACATCAatccagcaaaaaaaaaaaaaaaaaaaaaaaagataagtaTAGATATCAAATAACAAGTTACCGAAGATTGTCCATTCTCATGTACATGTCAACTAACTATCTGCACAAATATTAGGAGTCCAAACAAGCCATCAGGGCTGAATATATAGGACTCATTATTCCACAATGTAAGTTAAAATCCTAGACTATTAATCAATTACCAGAAGAAAATTTATCAACTAAGATCATATACTGGATAATGGAAAAAGCACCAAGCACTTACTACTCCTCGAATCCAAGTCAAGACCTGCCTACTCATCAACCCTCCAGCAATTCCTAACTATCAACTTCCCAGGGATCTTAGCTCCTCCAGCTGCGTCTTTATTTGATCCTGCACCAATTCTAACCTCTTCGAATACACCTCCAACTCCAATATCTGTTGCTTCCTCCACTTCTCATCCGCCACCAAATCCCCATTTAACCCTAATGGCATTGGACTCAATGCAAAGCCAAATCCTCGTGAACCACCCATCATTGGCCCATTCAAACTCATCACAGTGTTCAACAATTCCTTAAATATCGGTGATAAACAGCTCCTCACTGTCTCCTCAATCAAATTCGTGGCCTGCCCCGACCCTGCTGAACCAGCTGCAGCCGTCACCGGCCCAATTTGCGTTGCTGTAGGCGTAACCACGCCCACATTCTGCATATTTTGCACATTCTGCACGCTTTGCTGCTGGTTTGAATTTTGCAAAGTTGGAACACTAGTATACCCAAATGGTTTCTCCTCAATTTTCACCCCACCTACACCGCGTGGTCTTTTCCTAGACCGCGGAGTTTTCTTCTCTAACTGATCAATTCCATTAGGGTTAAGGTTAAAATTAGGGTTAGGGCTTTGATCAATAAAATTAACACTAAAATTAGGGTTACCGTCATCATCGTCAAATCCACCTTCTTCCATCACAACACCGCTGCGTACGGAAGCACCAACGCCACTGCCGCCCCAAATTTTACGAGAAATTTCAAAAGTAGCCTGATCATGAGGGCTTTTGAAGACATACTCCTTACCGGAGCTCATCTTGTTCATCACGTTCCGGTATTTTTTCTTCAACCTTCGGAGTTTTTCGACCAATTGGTTCTTGTTGAAGTCCAGCTGCAATTTACTCTTGATCTGATCATAAAACGCCGTCGTATCATGATGGTGCGACGAGTTGATCACGCCTCTCGAGGTCGTATACTCCAAAAACCCCTGTAAAAGTTCGATCTCATCCTCGTCGGTCCAGAGCCGTTGAAACAACCGCCTCGACTCATCGTTCGGAACCGGCTTCTTCTCCTCCACGACGGCGCTGGCCACGGCAGAGACCGAGGCGACCGTCACTTCATCGATTCGCTGTCGTTCAGCGTCCGGACGGAGAGACTGATCGGTTGGGAGAGCGACGGTAACATCTCCCGGGGAAAGAGAAGGAGGCGGAGGCAGGTGgatgtggtggtggtggtggttatGGAGAGAGGAGGGATCATGGTGGTGGTGGTCGGCAGCGGCGAGATTGGAAGAAGAGGTGGAGTCGTCGACGTCATCATCCTCGTCTACGTCCACGTCGACATCCACGTCATCATCTTCGTCGTCCACAACGACGTCGTTCTCAGGAGGATTAATATCATTGGTATTATTACCGGGGTTATGAATTAAACCTCCGATTCCTTCTTCGTCTTCTTCGTCGTCGTCAAGGTCTTCCGGGTTGTAAGCGTTACGGTCTTCTTGAGAGGCAGCCATCGGATttttgaggaggaggaggaatcAAAATGGACTTAATTTTGCTGGGATTTATTTCCTAAAAAGGCAAGGGGCAGCTGACCTAGGGCttctggtggtggtggtggcggtggtggAGGATGCGTAGGTGGTGGTGGAGTCGTGTGGGAAAAGGTTTGGCTACGAAGGGGTTGAACGGTTCCGTTTTACCAGATGGGACTTTGGAGGGATGTATTGCACGTGACTTGGTGGCGTCATAATTTATCACACTCATACTCACGTGCTGCTTAGTTTTtgaaagggttaattacatttatctcccctgagatttgaccatattaccaatcaatccctgtaatttgtccaaataacggtctcactctttgaatgatcaaacatttaacaaaaacccccttaatgtcgaaaatgcccttattgaggccatgctgcattaaaaaaataacatatttttattttattaaccctgaaacaatccaaaaaaacagaaaaaatttttgcttattattttataaaaatcatatctttacttccataaatagttttgaatcaataattattttaaatcttaaaaattaaaaattagataaattgaaaaaaaataaaaaaaagaataaattattttaattcctggAGTATGGTTCAAATTGAGGAAAACATGCATTGTACTCTCCGCAACATGCCTTGAACCACAAATTCGAACCATActtgaggatttaaaataattgcttcttttttatttttctttcaatttatctaatttttaatattcatttttaagatttaaaataattattgattcaaaactatttatggaagcaaagatatgatttttataaaataataagcaaaaacttttttctatttttttggattacttgaaggttaataaataaaaatatgttctttttttaatgcaatatgGTCTcaaaaagggtatttttggcATTAAGGgagtttttgttaaatgtttgatcattcaaagggtgagaccgttatttggaTAAATTACAGagattgattggtaatatgatTAAACTTCAGGGGAGATAAATATAATTAACCCTTTTTGAAATATTCAACaacctaaaaagggtaaaatctAACGATTTATAAGATCTATCTACACTCGTTAAAATGGAGCTCGGGCATTGATATTTTGGAAAGGTCGTTTTACGCagggaaaaaatatataaatggaaGGTAGAGTAATAATCATTAGTATGTACATCAACATTGTACTTTATATGCATTCACACTGGAGTTAGGTGTATTTACATTGAATAAGAGGGATTTTGATGACGAGTTTcattgaatgatttttttttggttaaacgTTAACAATTATCTTAAAAAAGATGCTTAATACAGgtgacaaatttcaatttcaatctccaataatataaatttaattGTGAAACATTAATGACTTTACTAACTCAAGCCAATTCTGTGAAGTCATTAATGACTCGCTAACTCAAAGAGCATCTCTTTGGTTGAGATTTTGGATAAAAAAATAGAGGAATATAAAAAAGTTGGGGTAATAATTGTTAATGTACAGATGTAGCATTTGTTCAAGCATGACAATATATACATTGTTATTGTATAAAGAGATTGAAGTAATAATTATCAATGCGCTTATGTGGCATTAATTTAAGCATGATAGAATGTACACACTAtcattatataaaaaattaatcacacacacacacacacacatatatatatggattaatcttttatacactaatagtgtatacacttttatcattagatgcatgacacataatttaaatttgaatttgaaatccaaattctGCATATATATCGTGTATTCAATTGTAATAGtttatacactgtcaatgtatatatgATATTCAATTCCGATTTTAGTAGGTTCCTAAGTTGGCTATTCCTATATTCTACCAAGACATGTTATCTTCATGCCACGTAACAAATTAAAATTGTATGAAACAGTGTGTTTATATTTTTGtggattttattctttttaacaATTAATTATAGTCTTTTTTACATTTC containing:
- the LOC113732684 gene encoding probable transcription factor At5g28040, producing the protein MAASQEDRNAYNPEDLDDDEEDEEGIGGLIHNPGNNTNDINPPENDVVVDDEDDDVDVDVDVDEDDDVDDSTSSSNLAAADHHHHDPSSLHNHHHHHIHLPPPPSLSPGDVTVALPTDQSLRPDAERQRIDEVTVASVSAVASAVVEEKKPVPNDESRRLFQRLWTDEDEIELLQGFLEYTTSRGVINSSHHHDTTAFYDQIKSKLQLDFNKNQLVEKLRRLKKKYRNVMNKMSSGKEYVFKSPHDQATFEISRKIWGGSGVGASVRSGVVMEEGGFDDDDGNPNFSVNFIDQSPNPNFNLNPNGIDQLEKKTPRSRKRPRGVGGVKIEEKPFGYTSVPTLQNSNQQQSVQNVQNMQNVGVVTPTATQIGPVTAAAGSAGSGQATNLIEETVRSCLSPIFKELLNTVMSLNGPMMGGSRGFGFALSPMPLGLNGDLVADEKWRKQQILELEVYSKRLELVQDQIKTQLEELRSLGS